Proteins found in one Paenibacillus sp. FSL R10-2782 genomic segment:
- a CDS encoding biotin/lipoyl-binding protein has product MKKNIIVYVILIAALGTGGTLMAMSGKDAVSMAAAQKNTLLTADTVNVAFQGVGGRVSTIEVKEEQQVKKGDVLMTLDPVDLDLQIEKLKTDIAQADVKIKQAKDGLQNQSEKISTSEKQGQLDIQAAQAGESLLNQGTRAEDIQKQKLAIEAAQQSLDASLTGVETAKRNAEIAQKTVTSRQQAHELAKVNYNRIKALYDAGAGTKAELDNAKNQLDSAQITLDTARDQVEIANNQITAASKQSDIAKNSIAQQQTALEKMEAGATAEEREQARIKTEKAKEALTQTSQTRKDVKNSEYNVDLLAQQKQALTVQLKTLELQRGRTVLKASADGKVSRIVPKMGEIVATGATGVVIETNQLYYDIYVNEDSISQFKAGGNVASHVVALDKNIQGKVRYVTSAPQYTNMRMSRDKGLADISSFQVRVDVQRTPELLPGMTIEVVTK; this is encoded by the coding sequence ATGAAAAAAAATATCATTGTGTACGTTATACTTATTGCCGCGTTAGGTACTGGAGGTACGCTGATGGCTATGAGCGGCAAGGATGCTGTGAGTATGGCTGCCGCACAAAAAAACACGTTACTTACCGCAGATACCGTAAATGTCGCTTTTCAGGGCGTTGGGGGAAGAGTGAGCACCATTGAGGTGAAGGAGGAACAACAGGTGAAAAAAGGCGATGTGCTCATGACCCTCGATCCTGTGGACCTCGACCTGCAAATTGAGAAATTAAAAACGGATATCGCGCAGGCTGATGTAAAAATAAAGCAGGCTAAAGACGGACTGCAAAACCAGTCGGAGAAAATTTCGACTTCAGAAAAACAGGGGCAACTGGATATTCAGGCTGCGCAAGCGGGAGAATCCCTGTTGAACCAAGGCACACGTGCGGAGGATATCCAAAAGCAAAAGCTGGCTATTGAAGCGGCGCAGCAATCGTTGGACGCATCTCTGACAGGGGTGGAGACAGCCAAAAGAAATGCAGAGATCGCGCAAAAGACAGTGACCTCCAGACAACAGGCGCATGAGTTGGCTAAAGTCAATTACAACCGTATCAAAGCTTTGTACGATGCTGGGGCTGGAACCAAGGCGGAGCTGGATAACGCCAAAAACCAACTGGATTCTGCCCAAATTACGCTGGATACAGCTCGGGATCAGGTGGAGATTGCCAATAATCAGATTACTGCGGCCAGCAAACAATCCGACATTGCTAAAAATAGTATCGCCCAGCAGCAAACCGCTCTGGAAAAAATGGAGGCAGGCGCAACCGCAGAGGAACGCGAACAGGCCCGCATCAAAACGGAAAAGGCCAAGGAAGCACTTACCCAGACCTCCCAAACACGTAAAGATGTTAAAAATAGTGAATACAATGTAGATCTTCTGGCTCAACAAAAACAGGCATTAACCGTTCAGCTCAAAACCTTGGAATTGCAGCGCGGACGTACGGTGCTGAAGGCATCCGCAGACGGTAAAGTGTCCCGCATTGTTCCCAAGATGGGAGAAATCGTTGCTACAGGGGCAACAGGCGTCGTTATTGAAACCAACCAGCTATACTATGATATTTATGTGAATGAGGATTCCATCTCACAGTTTAAAGCAGGGGGAAATGTGGCTTCACATGTCGTAGCTTTAGACAAAAATATCCAGGGCAAGGTGAGATACGTTACCTCTGCTCCGCAGTATACCAACATGAGAATGAGCCGGGATAAAGGTTTGGCTGATATAAGCTCCTTCCAGGTAAGGGTAGATGTTCAGCGAACACCTGAATTATTACCTGGAATGACGATAGAGGTTGTGACGAAATGA
- a CDS encoding MarR family transcriptional regulator, which yields MYFDFNFKGDPKKINLLAEKIPHVDPQSLSTLVLFMQTAHEVYNGVCSRLSEYGLSIGSLKILIPLYLHERALTPSELAEYSGVTRSTVTSVIDKLERDGIIRRSTLEDRRMTAISLTEEGRQLMTERIPLFIQLFSDLLKEFTKEDHVHFAGMLQKLSTGLERIKRE from the coding sequence TTGTATTTTGATTTTAACTTCAAGGGTGATCCCAAAAAGATAAACTTATTGGCAGAAAAAATTCCCCATGTGGACCCCCAATCGTTGAGTACGCTAGTGCTTTTCATGCAGACGGCTCATGAAGTATACAATGGTGTGTGCTCCAGACTGTCGGAATATGGACTATCCATTGGAAGTCTGAAAATCTTAATTCCGCTGTATCTGCATGAACGTGCGTTGACTCCATCTGAACTGGCCGAATATTCAGGAGTAACACGTTCAACCGTAACCAGTGTAATCGACAAGCTGGAACGTGACGGTATCATCCGAAGAAGTACGCTGGAGGATCGCCGTATGACCGCAATCTCCTTGACTGAGGAAGGAAGACAGTTAATGACGGAAAGAATTCCGCTGTTCATTCAGCTTTTTTCCGATTTATTGAAGGAATTTACGAAGGAAGATCATGTCCACTTCGCGGGGATGCTACAGAAGCTTTCCACAGGTCTGGAGCGAATAAAACGGGAATAA
- a CDS encoding NAD(P)/FAD-dependent oxidoreductase, protein MGSIPKIVIVGAGYGGILTAQQLQKELKHNEADVTLINRHDYHYITTHLHMPAAGTDTIEHSRIPISQLIDEFKVDLIKGTVKEIIPKEKKIVLEDGSLSYDYLVIGLGGEPETFGIQGMDKFALTIRSINSVRLIREHIEYQLALYKNDGNPGRLNFVVGGAGFSGIEFVAELADRLPQLARAYDIDFNRIQIINVEAAPTALPGFDPELVEYAMEVLKRKGVTFRIGVPIKECLEDGVIVGEGEKIEACTVVWTGGIRGNGLIEKAGFEVMRGRVKIDDFLRAPGHDDIFIIGDSSLMFNPEGRPYPPTAQIAMQQGVLCAKNLAATLRKKELHKFVFSNKGTVASLGKGEAVAVVGNRKIKGWIAAQLKKIVDIRYLFIIGGIPLVLKKGRFF, encoded by the coding sequence ATGGGCAGTATTCCCAAAATTGTCATTGTGGGCGCCGGGTATGGCGGTATTTTGACGGCTCAGCAATTGCAAAAGGAGCTCAAGCACAACGAGGCCGATGTCACGCTGATTAACCGCCATGATTATCATTATATAACAACGCATCTCCACATGCCTGCGGCGGGTACGGATACAATTGAGCATTCACGGATTCCGATTTCGCAGCTGATCGATGAGTTCAAGGTGGATCTAATCAAAGGAACGGTTAAGGAAATCATACCGAAGGAGAAGAAAATCGTGCTGGAGGATGGATCGCTATCCTATGATTATCTGGTGATCGGACTGGGTGGGGAACCGGAAACCTTCGGTATTCAGGGGATGGATAAGTTCGCGCTTACGATTCGAAGCATTAACTCGGTCCGCTTGATCCGTGAGCATATCGAATACCAGCTTGCTTTGTATAAAAATGACGGAAACCCCGGACGGCTGAATTTTGTGGTCGGAGGAGCGGGCTTTAGCGGCATTGAATTCGTGGCAGAACTGGCGGATCGCCTGCCACAATTGGCGAGAGCCTATGATATTGATTTTAACCGGATTCAAATCATTAACGTCGAAGCGGCTCCTACGGCATTGCCGGGCTTCGATCCGGAGCTGGTAGAATACGCGATGGAAGTCCTTAAGCGCAAGGGCGTTACCTTCCGCATCGGTGTTCCCATTAAGGAATGTCTTGAGGACGGCGTCATTGTCGGTGAGGGTGAGAAAATCGAAGCCTGCACGGTCGTATGGACTGGAGGTATTCGTGGTAACGGCCTCATCGAGAAAGCCGGATTTGAAGTGATGCGCGGACGGGTGAAGATCGACGATTTTCTACGCGCACCGGGCCATGACGACATTTTTATTATCGGGGACAGTTCTTTAATGTTTAATCCCGAAGGACGCCCGTATCCGCCGACCGCCCAAATTGCAATGCAGCAAGGGGTACTCTGCGCAAAGAATCTGGCAGCTACACTTCGGAAAAAGGAGCTGCACAAGTTCGTATTTTCCAATAAAGGCACGGTTGCTTCTCTTGGAAAAGGGGAGGCTGTCGCGGTCGTGGGCAATCGCAAAATAAAGGGCTGGATTGCCGCGCAGTTGAAGAAAATTGTGGATATCCGTTATCTGTTTATCATTGGCGGGATTCCGCTAGTGCTTAAAAAGGGACGGTTTTTCTAA
- a CDS encoding NAD(P)/FAD-dependent oxidoreductase: MTAQSTGAELRDLIIIGGGPAGIFAAFYGGMRQASVTLIESMPQLGGQLAALYPEKYIYDVAGFPKVTAQELVNNLVQQMNHFNPEVQLEEKVVSLEKKEERHFIVKTDKGGEYHGKAVIITAGVGAFEPRRLELPGADRFEKTNLHYFVSDLSKFAGRKVLISGGGDSAVDWALMLEPIAEQVTLIHRRDKFRAHEHSVENLLASKVNVVTPTEITELHGEDLITKVTLAHVKTKETQEIEVDDVIVNFGFVSTLGPIAEWGIEIESNSIVVDSRQETNIPGIFAAGDITTYPGKLKLIAVGFGEAPTAVNNAKVYVDPDAKLSPGHSSNMKL; the protein is encoded by the coding sequence GTGACAGCTCAATCCACAGGTGCGGAGCTCCGCGATCTGATTATCATCGGAGGCGGTCCAGCCGGTATTTTCGCTGCTTTCTACGGGGGAATGCGACAGGCATCCGTCACCTTAATTGAAAGTATGCCCCAACTCGGGGGCCAGCTTGCAGCCCTTTATCCTGAAAAATATATTTATGACGTCGCTGGCTTTCCTAAAGTGACTGCACAGGAACTGGTCAACAATCTCGTTCAGCAGATGAACCACTTTAATCCAGAAGTACAGTTAGAAGAGAAAGTCGTATCATTAGAGAAAAAGGAAGAACGCCACTTCATCGTCAAAACAGATAAAGGCGGCGAGTATCACGGTAAAGCGGTCATTATTACCGCTGGCGTGGGTGCTTTTGAGCCGCGCAGACTGGAACTGCCGGGCGCAGATCGTTTTGAAAAAACGAACCTGCATTACTTTGTCAGCGACCTGAGCAAATTTGCAGGCCGGAAAGTGCTGATCAGCGGCGGCGGCGACTCTGCGGTAGACTGGGCGCTCATGCTGGAACCGATTGCAGAACAGGTTACATTGATTCACCGCCGCGACAAGTTCCGTGCGCATGAACACAGTGTAGAAAACCTCCTCGCTTCCAAAGTAAACGTCGTTACACCGACTGAAATTACAGAGCTGCATGGGGAAGACTTGATTACGAAGGTTACTCTTGCTCATGTAAAAACCAAAGAAACTCAGGAAATCGAAGTGGACGATGTAATCGTTAACTTTGGATTTGTATCCACACTCGGCCCGATTGCCGAATGGGGAATCGAAATCGAAAGTAACTCCATCGTGGTCGATTCCCGTCAGGAAACGAATATTCCCGGTATTTTCGCCGCTGGGGACATTACAACCTATCCAGGCAAGCTCAAGCTGATTGCTGTCGGCTTTGGTGAAGCCCCTACGGCCGTCAACAATGCCAAGGTATATGTTGATCCGGACGCCAAGCTGTCCCCGGGTCACAGTAGTAACATGAAACTGTAG
- the sda gene encoding sporulation histidine kinase inhibitor Sda, producing MAMLTDEMLLDSYQMAIELKLECDFIALLLAEIHKRNLEMSTAVVLH from the coding sequence ATGGCTATGCTGACGGATGAAATGCTTTTGGATTCCTATCAGATGGCAATCGAGCTTAAACTTGAATGTGACTTCATTGCACTGTTGCTGGCTGAGATTCACAAAAGAAACTTAGAGATGAGTACAGCCGTAGTCCTTCATTAG